One Polaribacter sp. SA4-12 genomic window carries:
- a CDS encoding Crp/Fnr family transcriptional regulator, whose product MLEIENKLTASFGYLFEEDLISEIQELAVPKEFKEDSNIIEVGDYIKSMPLLVSGAIKILREDEHGDELVLYYLEKGDTCAMTLSCCMGQTKSKIRAVAETNVELIMLPKEKMAEWLGKYKTWQAYILQTYHNRMDELLEALDTIAFLKMDERLFKYLKDKAMVTHNDLLHVTHKQISEDLHTSRVVVSRLLKKLENENKIALFRNSIKVIEL is encoded by the coding sequence ATGTTAGAAATTGAAAATAAGTTAACTGCAAGTTTTGGGTACCTTTTCGAAGAAGATTTAATTTCAGAAATTCAAGAATTAGCTGTTCCTAAAGAGTTTAAAGAAGATTCTAATATTATAGAAGTAGGAGATTATATAAAATCGATGCCATTATTAGTTTCTGGAGCCATTAAAATTCTTAGAGAAGATGAACATGGAGATGAGCTAGTTTTATACTATTTAGAAAAAGGAGATACATGTGCAATGACACTTTCTTGTTGTATGGGGCAAACAAAAAGTAAAATTAGAGCAGTAGCAGAAACAAATGTTGAACTAATTATGTTGCCAAAAGAAAAAATGGCCGAATGGTTGGGGAAATACAAAACTTGGCAAGCTTATATTTTACAAACCTATCATAATAGAATGGATGAACTTCTAGAGGCTTTAGATACAATTGCTTTTTTAAAAATGGATGAACGCCTTTTTAAATATCTCAAAGATAAGGCAATGGTTACTCATAATGATCTTTTACATGTTACTCACAAACAAATTTCTGAAGATTTACATACCTCTAGAGTAGTAGTTTCTAGATTATTAAAGAAGTTAGAAAATGAAAATAAAATAGCCCTTTTTAGAAATAGCATAAAAGTTATAGAACTGTAA
- the nadA gene encoding quinolinate synthase NadA: METLETAKKNLNEKGFLDIKTPNIDYVEEILKLKKEKNAVILAHYYQIDEIQEIADFVGDSLALAQQAAKTDADMIVFAGVHFMAETAKILNPTKKVLLPDLLAGCSLADSCPPEKFSEFKKQHPDHIVVTYINCSAEIKALSDYVCTSSNAKKIIDSIPQDQPIIFAPDRNLGDYLNKVSGREMLLWDGACMVHEAFSMEKLIDLAIEHPDAELIAHPESEAHMLKVAKYIGSTSGLLNHVKNSKKEKFIVATEAGILYQMMQENPDKIIIPAPAKEDNTCACSECAYMKMNTMKKLYLCLKHELPNIEVDAELCEKAIIPINRMLELSK, translated from the coding sequence ATGGAAACTTTAGAAACTGCAAAGAAGAATCTTAACGAAAAAGGATTTTTAGATATTAAAACTCCCAATATTGATTATGTTGAAGAGATTTTAAAGCTAAAAAAGGAGAAAAATGCAGTTATTTTGGCGCATTATTATCAGATTGATGAAATTCAAGAAATTGCAGATTTTGTAGGTGATAGTTTAGCTTTGGCGCAACAAGCTGCCAAAACGGATGCAGACATGATTGTTTTTGCAGGTGTTCATTTTATGGCAGAAACTGCAAAAATATTAAATCCTACTAAAAAAGTACTTTTACCAGATTTATTAGCTGGTTGTTCTTTGGCGGATTCTTGTCCACCAGAAAAATTTTCAGAATTTAAAAAGCAACATCCAGATCATATTGTTGTTACATATATTAATTGTTCCGCAGAAATTAAGGCTTTAAGTGATTACGTTTGTACGTCTTCTAATGCTAAAAAAATAATCGATTCAATACCACAAGATCAACCAATTATTTTTGCTCCTGATAGAAATTTGGGGGATTATTTAAATAAAGTATCTGGTAGAGAAATGTTACTTTGGGATGGAGCTTGTATGGTTCATGAAGCTTTTTCTATGGAAAAACTGATTGATTTAGCTATTGAACATCCAGATGCAGAATTAATTGCACATCCAGAATCTGAAGCACACATGCTTAAAGTTGCTAAATATATTGGTTCTACTTCAGGGCTTTTAAATCATGTAAAGAACAGTAAAAAGGAAAAATTTATCGTGGCAACAGAAGCTGGTATTTTATACCAAATGATGCAAGAAAACCCTGATAAAATAATTATCCCTGCTCCTGCAAAAGAAGATAATACCTGTGCTTGTAGTGAATGTGCTTATATGAAAATGAATACAATGAAAAAATTGTATTTGTGCTTAAAACACGAATTACCAAATATTGAGGTTGATGCAGAATTATGCGAAAAAGCAATTATTCCGATTAACAGAATGTTAGAACTTTCTAAATAA
- the nadB gene encoding L-aspartate oxidase: MLADKKIISTDFLVIGSGISGLTFALKTASEFKDAKITIVTKDEQSESNTKYAQGGIATVYNKTVDTFEQHINDTLIAGDGLCDEDVVKMVIGDAPKRLQELIDWGTQFDENENGDYDLGREGGHSQNRILHHTDITGAEIERALLAQVNALENIDFLTHHYAIDLITEHQTKKRKTKRNGKISCYGAYVLDEKNATVKTFVSKFTVLASGGNGQVYETTTNPVVATGDGIGIAYRAKAEISEMEFIQFHPTALFNPGEYPAFLISEAVRGFGAKLRDSDGNFFMHKYDEREELASRDIVARAIDNELKKSGKSHVYLDCTQLDQHKFKEHFPNITEKCASLNIDVQKDYIPVVPASHYICGGVNVNRNAKTSIKKLYACGEVTRTGLHGGNRLASNSLLEGLVYAHRAFLNVSKKYNKAKIPKDIPVWNDSGVVKNMEKILIAHDRNEVKTIMTNYVGIVRSNERLKRAEKKLRVLYEDNKRLYDHSELSVDLCELRNLITTAYLITQFSKKRTENCGGFYSLDCISK; this comes from the coding sequence ATGTTAGCTGACAAAAAAATAATTTCTACAGACTTTTTAGTGATTGGTTCTGGTATTTCAGGATTAACTTTTGCGCTTAAAACAGCATCAGAATTTAAAGATGCAAAAATTACAATCGTTACAAAAGACGAACAAAGTGAGTCTAACACAAAATATGCTCAAGGTGGAATTGCTACTGTTTACAACAAAACTGTAGATACTTTTGAGCAACATATTAATGACACTTTAATTGCTGGAGATGGTTTATGTGATGAAGATGTTGTAAAAATGGTTATTGGTGATGCTCCAAAAAGATTACAGGAATTAATTGATTGGGGAACACAATTTGACGAAAACGAAAATGGAGATTACGATTTAGGTCGTGAAGGAGGTCATTCTCAAAATAGAATATTACATCATACAGATATTACAGGTGCAGAAATTGAACGTGCATTATTAGCACAAGTAAATGCGCTTGAAAACATTGATTTTTTGACGCATCATTATGCAATCGATTTAATTACTGAGCATCAAACAAAAAAAAGAAAAACGAAACGAAATGGCAAAATTTCTTGCTATGGTGCTTATGTTTTAGATGAAAAAAATGCTACAGTAAAAACCTTTGTAAGTAAATTTACAGTTTTAGCTTCTGGTGGAAATGGGCAAGTGTATGAAACTACTACAAACCCTGTTGTTGCAACTGGTGATGGAATAGGAATTGCATATAGAGCAAAAGCAGAAATTTCTGAAATGGAATTTATTCAGTTTCATCCAACAGCATTATTTAATCCAGGAGAATATCCTGCTTTCTTAATTTCTGAAGCTGTAAGGGGTTTTGGTGCCAAATTAAGAGATTCTGATGGCAATTTCTTTATGCATAAATATGATGAAAGAGAAGAATTAGCTTCTAGAGATATTGTTGCTAGAGCCATCGATAATGAGTTAAAAAAGAGTGGGAAATCTCATGTATATTTAGACTGTACACAATTAGATCAACATAAATTTAAAGAGCATTTTCCTAATATTACAGAAAAATGTGCTTCTCTTAATATTGATGTCCAGAAAGATTATATTCCAGTTGTGCCAGCATCACATTATATTTGTGGTGGTGTAAATGTGAACAGAAACGCAAAAACGTCTATCAAGAAATTATACGCTTGTGGAGAGGTAACTCGAACTGGTTTACATGGTGGAAATAGGTTAGCTTCTAATTCTTTATTAGAAGGTTTGGTGTATGCTCATAGAGCTTTTTTAAATGTTTCTAAAAAATACAACAAAGCTAAAATACCAAAAGACATTCCGGTTTGGAATGATAGTGGTGTTGTTAAAAACATGGAAAAAATATTAATTGCTCACGATAGAAATGAAGTAAAAACTATTATGACTAATTATGTTGGTATCGTTCGCTCTAACGAGCGCTTAAAACGTGCTGAAAAGAAGTTACGTGTGCTTTATGAAGACAATAAACGTTTGTATGACCACTCTGAACTTTCTGTAGATTTGTGCGAATTAAGAAACTTAATTACAACTGCTTATTTAATCACACAGTTCTCTAAAAAGAGAACAGAAAATTGTGGAGGTTTTTATAGTTTAGATTGTATTTCAAAATAA
- a CDS encoding efflux RND transporter permease subunit, producing MKKIITYFIKYPVAVNVIIIAFIAFGLVGALSMKSSFFPLVDSQLIRISLAYPGASPQEMEEGVVLKIEDNLKGIVGVERVTSVSRENSASVNVEVEKGKNIDVVLSDVKNAVDRVPSFPSGMEPAVIAKVETVRPTISFTVSGENISLKSLKQYARKVENDIRSIDGISQVALSGFPDEEIEIAVRENNLRAYNLSFEEVATAIRNSNLLITGGNIKTAQEDYLIRASNRSYYGVELQNLIVRTEPNGTIIRLKDIASVKDIWSENPDRLYYNGNLAINITVSNTNNEDLVSSAEKIKDYIHKFNQEQQNVQLNVSSDASITLNGRTKLLIENGIVGILLVLFFLALFLNLRLAIWVAFGLPIAFFGMFIFAAQFDVTINVLSLFGMIIVIGILVDDGIVIGENIYHHYYDLGKTKIQAAIDGTMEVIPPIVSAILTTIIAFSTFFFVDGRIGSFFGEVSTIVLLTLSVSLIEALIILPAHIAHSKALDRKRLEKGEEKKKNAIDAFFNKVNKIADIGLCKLRDNYYVPFLKFSLKNKIFAFSIPIAILIFSKLAVDAGVVKTSFFPRIASDRVQVTLNMPQGTNEKITDSIISFIEEKVWLTNAEFTEKQSGDQEVVQNVIKRVGPGSANGTLTVNLLPGEARDFSSSEITNSIREKVGKVYGAESLIFGSGGNFGGSPVAVSLLGNNIKELKAAKEELKLVLENNELLKDITDNDPAGIKEIKITLKDNAYLLGLNLQTIMSQIRYGFFGFQAQRFQRGQDEIKVWVRYDKKDRSSIKNLDDMRIVAPNGIRIPFSEIANYTIERGDIAINHLKGKREIQISSDLKDVETSATDILEDIKANVMPEILSKYPTVTPLYEGQNREAGKVQKSAGRVIWIILGLIYIVIAFTFRSYSQPILLIVMIPFSMIGVVWGHYFHNFPIGILSFLGIIALIGIMVNDGLVLIGKFNSYLKEGMKYDNALTRAGQSRFRAIFLTSLTTIAGLAPLLLEKSRQAQFLIPMAISIAYGIAIATVLTLVMLPLLLSVSNSVKVGIKWLKTDRDVTKEEVERAIIESKFDENETE from the coding sequence ATGAAAAAAATAATCACATATTTTATAAAATATCCTGTTGCAGTAAATGTAATTATTATTGCATTTATTGCTTTTGGATTGGTTGGTGCGTTAAGCATGAAATCTTCCTTTTTTCCTTTAGTAGACTCTCAATTAATTAGAATAAGTTTAGCGTATCCTGGAGCTTCTCCTCAAGAAATGGAAGAAGGTGTTGTTTTAAAAATTGAAGATAATTTAAAAGGAATTGTTGGTGTAGAAAGAGTAACATCTGTATCTAGAGAAAACTCTGCAAGTGTAAATGTGGAGGTAGAAAAAGGTAAAAACATTGATGTTGTTTTGTCTGATGTAAAAAATGCAGTAGATAGAGTTCCTTCTTTTCCTTCAGGCATGGAACCCGCTGTAATTGCAAAAGTAGAAACTGTTAGACCAACGATCAGTTTTACAGTAAGTGGAGAGAATATTTCACTTAAATCTCTAAAACAATATGCTAGAAAAGTAGAAAATGATATTAGAAGTATAGATGGTATTTCTCAAGTTGCGCTTTCTGGTTTTCCAGACGAAGAAATTGAAATTGCTGTAAGAGAAAATAATTTAAGAGCTTATAATTTATCTTTTGAAGAGGTTGCAACAGCCATTAGAAATTCTAATTTATTAATTACAGGTGGTAATATTAAAACGGCTCAAGAAGATTATTTAATTAGAGCTAGTAATCGTTCTTATTATGGTGTTGAACTACAAAATTTAATTGTAAGAACGGAACCCAATGGAACAATTATTAGATTAAAAGATATTGCTAGTGTTAAAGATATCTGGTCAGAAAACCCAGATAGATTGTATTATAATGGCAATTTAGCAATTAACATTACGGTAAGTAATACAAATAATGAAGATTTAGTTTCATCCGCAGAAAAAATTAAAGATTATATTCATAAATTTAATCAAGAACAACAAAATGTTCAATTAAATGTTTCTAGTGATGCTTCTATAACATTAAATGGTAGAACAAAATTATTAATAGAAAATGGTATTGTAGGTATTCTATTAGTCCTTTTCTTTTTAGCTTTATTTTTAAACCTTCGTTTGGCAATTTGGGTTGCTTTTGGGTTGCCAATTGCATTTTTTGGGATGTTTATTTTTGCCGCACAATTTGATGTAACAATTAATGTATTGTCACTTTTTGGGATGATTATAGTTATTGGTATTTTGGTTGATGATGGAATTGTGATTGGAGAAAATATTTATCATCATTACTACGATTTAGGAAAAACGAAGATACAAGCAGCTATAGATGGTACAATGGAAGTGATTCCACCAATTGTCTCTGCTATTTTAACAACTATTATTGCATTTTCTACGTTCTTTTTTGTTGATGGTAGAATAGGAAGTTTCTTTGGTGAAGTTTCTACAATTGTATTGCTAACATTATCTGTTTCTTTAATTGAAGCCTTAATAATCTTACCTGCTCACATTGCACATTCTAAAGCTTTAGATAGAAAAAGACTAGAAAAAGGTGAAGAGAAAAAGAAGAATGCAATTGACGCTTTTTTTAATAAAGTAAACAAAATAGCAGATATTGGCTTGTGTAAATTAAGAGATAATTACTATGTTCCATTTTTAAAATTTTCTTTAAAAAATAAAATATTTGCATTTTCAATCCCTATTGCTATTTTAATATTTAGCAAACTAGCTGTAGATGCAGGTGTTGTTAAAACTTCATTTTTTCCAAGAATTGCTAGTGATAGAGTTCAGGTTACTTTAAACATGCCTCAAGGTACTAATGAGAAAATTACAGATTCTATTATTTCATTTATTGAAGAAAAAGTTTGGTTAACAAATGCAGAATTTACAGAGAAACAATCCGGAGATCAAGAAGTTGTTCAGAATGTAATTAAAAGAGTTGGTCCAGGAAGTGCAAATGGAACGTTAACAGTAAATTTATTACCAGGAGAAGCTAGAGATTTTTCATCATCAGAAATTACAAATTCTATTAGAGAGAAAGTAGGGAAAGTGTATGGAGCAGAAAGTTTAATTTTTGGTTCTGGAGGTAATTTTGGAGGAAGTCCTGTAGCTGTTTCTTTATTAGGGAATAATATTAAAGAGTTAAAAGCAGCTAAAGAAGAGTTAAAATTAGTTTTAGAAAACAATGAGCTTTTAAAAGATATTACTGATAATGATCCTGCAGGAATTAAAGAAATAAAAATTACTTTAAAAGACAATGCATATTTATTAGGTTTGAATTTGCAAACGATAATGTCTCAAATTAGGTATGGATTTTTTGGTTTTCAAGCACAACGTTTTCAACGTGGGCAAGATGAAATAAAAGTTTGGGTACGTTATGATAAAAAAGACAGATCTTCTATTAAAAATTTAGATGATATGAGAATTGTTGCTCCAAATGGAATAAGAATTCCGTTTTCTGAAATAGCAAATTATACGATAGAAAGAGGAGATATCGCAATAAATCACTTAAAAGGAAAAAGAGAAATTCAAATTTCATCAGATTTAAAAGATGTAGAAACAAGTGCCACAGATATATTAGAAGATATTAAGGCGAACGTAATGCCAGAAATACTTTCTAAATACCCAACAGTTACTCCATTATATGAAGGTCAGAATAGAGAAGCAGGAAAGGTACAGAAATCTGCTGGTAGGGTTATTTGGATAATTTTAGGGCTCATTTATATTGTTATCGCATTTACTTTTAGGTCTTACAGTCAGCCAATTCTGTTAATTGTTATGATTCCTTTTAGTATGATTGGTGTTGTTTGGGGACATTATTTCCACAACTTTCCAATAGGGATTTTATCATTTTTAGGAATCATTGCTTTGATAGGAATTATGGTAAATGATGGCTTGGTTTTAATAGGTAAATTTAATAGTTATCTAAAAGAAGGAATGAAATATGATAATGCATTAACAAGAGCAGGTCAATCTCGTTTTAGAGCTATTTTCTTAACCTCTTTAACAACAATTGCAGGTTTAGCACCTTTATTATTAGAAAAAAGTAGACAAGCACAATTTTTAATTCCGATGGCAATTTCTATTGCTTATGGAATTGCAATTGCTACTGTTTTAACTTTGGTTATGTTGCCTTTATTATTGTCTGTTTCTAACTCTGTAAAAGTCGGCATTAAATGGCTAAAAACAGATAGAGATGTTACAAAGGAAGAAGTAGAAAGAGCTATTATTGAATCTAAATTTGATGAAAATGAAACTGAGTAA
- a CDS encoding Tll0287-like domain-containing protein, with protein MSKIQKEGTLAALKFCNIKAYPLTDSMSVAYKAVIKRVSDKPRNYKNKANALENEYIAVFKKELKSNKESEPIVVESAENVNFYYPIKTNSMCLQCHGKPMSDIKSNTFAQINKLYPKDLATGYSENQVRGIWSISFNK; from the coding sequence ATGAGTAAAATTCAAAAAGAAGGAACCTTAGCCGCATTAAAATTTTGTAATATAAAAGCGTATCCATTAACTGATAGTATGTCTGTTGCATATAAAGCAGTAATAAAAAGAGTTTCAGACAAACCAAGAAATTATAAAAACAAAGCAAACGCTTTAGAAAATGAATATATAGCTGTTTTTAAGAAAGAGCTAAAATCCAATAAAGAATCAGAACCAATTGTTGTAGAATCTGCAGAGAACGTAAATTTCTATTATCCGATTAAAACAAATAGTATGTGTTTACAATGTCATGGAAAACCAATGTCAGATATAAAAAGCAACACATTCGCTCAGATAAATAAATTATACCCAAAAGACTTAGCAACTGGTTATAGTGAAAATCAAGTAAGAGGAATCTGGAGTATCAGTTTTAATAAATAA
- a CDS encoding efflux RND transporter periplasmic adaptor subunit — MRNTILAILGVLTIVGAIFLGNYLIDKNQKPRPKFNKQIKTVFVENIENGDVPIVLSASGNLIAKNKIEIFSEVQGILKPSRKSFKTGSNYYKGETLLSLNSDEFLAGLQSQKSVLYNLVTAVLPDLRLDYPNQFKKWKLFLQGFDMNKPTPKLPSFSSDKEKYFISGRGILTAYYNVKNLEVRLSKHQIRAPFSGILTEALVSPGTLVRVGQKLGEFIDASIYEMEVSINSEFAGFLKVGNTVKLSNSEKTKTYSGKVVRVNGKVDQVSQTIKAFIDVKHPDLKEGMFLEANLVAKSESNAIEISRKLLVDNNAVYILENDSILKLKEVNPVYFGAEKVVIKGLNNNDKILTQTLPGAFDGMIVKTNKKK; from the coding sequence ATGAGAAATACAATACTAGCTATTCTTGGAGTTTTAACTATTGTTGGAGCAATATTTTTAGGAAATTATTTAATTGATAAAAACCAAAAGCCTAGACCTAAATTCAATAAGCAAATAAAAACTGTATTTGTAGAGAATATAGAAAATGGCGATGTCCCTATTGTTCTGTCTGCAAGTGGAAACTTGATTGCAAAAAATAAAATTGAAATTTTTTCTGAAGTTCAAGGAATCTTAAAACCTTCTAGAAAATCTTTTAAAACAGGATCAAATTACTATAAAGGAGAAACCTTATTAAGCCTAAATAGTGATGAGTTTTTGGCCGGATTGCAATCTCAAAAAAGTGTCTTATACAATTTAGTAACGGCTGTTTTACCAGATTTACGTTTAGATTATCCAAATCAATTTAAAAAATGGAAACTTTTTTTACAAGGTTTTGATATGAATAAACCAACGCCTAAGTTGCCAAGTTTTTCATCAGACAAAGAAAAATACTTTATTTCAGGTAGAGGGATTTTAACTGCATATTATAATGTTAAAAATTTAGAGGTTCGTTTGTCTAAACATCAAATTAGAGCTCCTTTTTCTGGTATTCTTACAGAAGCTTTAGTGAGCCCAGGAACTTTAGTGAGAGTTGGTCAGAAATTAGGCGAATTTATAGATGCTAGTATTTACGAAATGGAAGTTTCTATAAATTCTGAATTTGCAGGTTTCTTAAAAGTTGGTAATACGGTTAAGTTATCAAATTCAGAAAAAACAAAAACCTATTCAGGAAAAGTTGTTCGTGTCAACGGAAAAGTAGATCAAGTTTCTCAAACTATAAAAGCATTTATAGATGTAAAACATCCAGATTTAAAAGAAGGAATGTTTTTGGAAGCTAATTTGGTTGCAAAATCAGAAAGTAATGCAATAGAAATTTCTAGAAAATTATTGGTAGATAATAACGCTGTTTACATTTTAGAAAATGATAGTATTTTAAAGTTGAAAGAAGTAAATCCTGTTTATTTTGGCGCAGAAAAAGTTGTCATAAAAGGATTAAATAATAATGATAAGATTTTAACACAAACTTTACCAGGTGCTTTTGATGGAATGATTGTAAAAACCAACAAAAAGAAGTAG
- a CDS encoding c-type cytochrome, which produces MKPFTLLIVIAFIFSCKDSKKPSYSNKKIDSSTETQKHSGKKLMETNCYVCHSLTAGEDNRIAPPMIAIKKRYSVGNTTKEAFINSMQNWIKNPTEENAKMFGAVKRFGVMPKQSFPEETIKQIADYMFDNEIEKPVWFEEHYKEQHGNGNGRGKGMGMQNNKQ; this is translated from the coding sequence ATGAAACCATTTACATTATTAATAGTAATTGCTTTTATATTTAGTTGTAAAGATTCTAAAAAGCCTTCTTATTCTAATAAGAAAATAGATTCAAGTACAGAAACACAAAAACATTCTGGTAAAAAGTTAATGGAAACAAACTGTTATGTTTGTCACAGTTTAACAGCTGGAGAAGATAACAGAATTGCACCTCCAATGATTGCTATAAAAAAGCGATATTCAGTTGGTAATACTACAAAAGAAGCTTTTATAAATTCGATGCAAAACTGGATTAAAAATCCAACAGAAGAGAACGCTAAAATGTTTGGGGCTGTAAAGCGTTTTGGAGTAATGCCAAAACAAAGTTTTCCTGAAGAAACCATCAAACAAATTGCTGATTATATGTTTGATAATGAAATTGAAAAACCAGTTTGGTTTGAAGAGCATTATAAAGAACAACATGGAAACGGAAATGGTAGAGGTAAAGGAATGGGAATGCAAAATAATAAGCAATGA
- a CDS encoding MarR family winged helix-turn-helix transcriptional regulator, whose protein sequence is MKKDNTNIDFENSIGPWLGKTGKLVDYFFQESFKSKNLDLTKEQMIVLKKLHDQDGLNQNELAFLTLRNKSSLTRLLTKMEKKNYIFRKQSKEDKRIKNVYLTEFGKEIFEKTKPVIHNLIATMEQNISLEEKQQIIKIFKKIQTNFCIKAEHI, encoded by the coding sequence GTGAAAAAAGACAATACAAATATCGATTTTGAAAATTCCATTGGACCTTGGTTAGGGAAAACAGGGAAGTTGGTTGATTATTTTTTTCAAGAATCATTTAAATCAAAAAACCTAGATCTTACAAAAGAACAAATGATTGTTTTAAAGAAGTTACATGATCAAGATGGTTTAAATCAAAATGAATTGGCTTTTTTAACATTGAGAAATAAATCCTCTTTAACCCGTTTATTGACTAAAATGGAGAAGAAGAATTATATTTTTAGAAAACAGAGTAAAGAAGATAAGCGTATTAAAAATGTATACTTAACTGAATTCGGAAAAGAGATATTTGAGAAAACGAAACCTGTTATTCATAATTTAATAGCAACTATGGAACAAAATATTTCCTTAGAAGAGAAACAACAAATAATAAAAATATTTAAAAAAATACAAACTAATTTTTGCATAAAAGCAGAACATATTTAA
- a CDS encoding TolC family protein, whose amino-acid sequence MKLSKISVAIVVLLSTLQGISQEILTKKDALAITLENNFGIKIANNNLEVAKNNKSIYNTGFLPTVSASSGANYKNDNQTITRQDGTSTSIDGAVTKSYNASLNLNYTLFDGLGRKYNYQQLKETYNLSELQAKATIENTYLQLFSVYFQIARLSENAKNLEEALLISKTRLKRAKYQYEYGQSTKLELLNAEVDVNNDRITLINANQLLSNAKRALNVILGVEKEVKYSVETEVDFNKLMNFKDLQQKTISNNITLKQNEKNIAISEFNIKINKSNYLPSLGFSTSYGWNKSENPATSFLANATSNGLNAGLNLSWSLFDGGNTKTRVANAKIALESQQILLEQQKLNIENNLKNTWDNYQNQLFILKAQETNVLTTQNNFERTEERYKLGRVTSIEFRQAQINLINSKTVLNNSKFDAKLIELQLLQLSGDILNVDF is encoded by the coding sequence ATGAAACTGAGTAAAATAAGTGTAGCTATTGTCGTTTTATTATCGACTTTACAAGGGATTTCACAAGAGATTTTAACTAAAAAAGATGCGTTAGCAATAACTTTAGAAAATAACTTCGGAATTAAAATTGCAAACAATAATTTAGAGGTTGCAAAAAACAATAAAAGTATTTATAACACAGGTTTTTTACCAACAGTTTCTGCTTCATCTGGCGCAAATTATAAGAACGATAATCAGACAATTACACGTCAAGATGGAACCTCTACAAGTATAGATGGAGCTGTGACAAAATCGTACAATGCATCTTTAAATTTAAATTATACCTTATTTGATGGCTTAGGGAGAAAGTATAATTATCAGCAATTAAAAGAAACGTATAATTTATCTGAGTTACAAGCAAAAGCAACCATTGAAAACACGTATTTACAATTATTTTCAGTGTACTTTCAAATAGCTCGTTTGTCTGAAAATGCTAAAAATTTAGAGGAAGCTTTATTAATTTCTAAAACAAGATTAAAACGTGCAAAATATCAATATGAATATGGGCAATCTACTAAATTAGAATTGTTAAATGCAGAAGTAGATGTAAATAACGATCGCATCACTTTAATAAATGCAAATCAATTATTGTCAAATGCAAAACGTGCTTTAAACGTGATTTTAGGGGTAGAGAAGGAAGTGAAATATAGTGTAGAAACTGAGGTGGATTTTAATAAATTGATGAATTTTAAAGATTTACAACAAAAAACGATTAGCAATAATATAACCTTAAAACAAAACGAAAAGAATATTGCTATTAGTGAATTTAATATTAAAATCAACAAATCAAATTATTTGCCAAGTTTAGGTTTTTCTACATCTTATGGATGGAATAAAAGCGAGAACCCTGCAACATCCTTTTTAGCCAATGCAACTTCTAATGGATTAAATGCAGGTTTAAATTTATCTTGGAGTTTATTTGATGGAGGAAATACAAAAACTAGAGTTGCAAATGCAAAAATTGCATTAGAAAGTCAGCAAATACTATTAGAGCAACAAAAACTGAATATAGAAAACAACCTAAAGAATACTTGGGATAATTATCAAAACCAATTGTTTATTCTAAAAGCACAAGAAACAAATGTGTTAACCACACAAAATAATTTTGAGAGAACAGAAGAACGATATAAATTAGGAAGAGTTACATCAATAGAATTTAGACAAGCTCAAATTAATTTAATCAATTCTAAAACGGTTTTAAACAACTCAAAGTTTGATGCTAAGTTAATAGAGTTGCAACTTTTACAACTAAGTGGAGATATTTTAAATGTAGATTTTTAG
- the trxA gene encoding thioredoxin: MSNFSEIINQDKPVLVDFFAEWCGPCKMMSPILKEVKSAFGDKISIIKIDVDKNQPLAAKYQVRGVPTLILYKSGKQVWRKSGAVQKNELVSIINNFG; encoded by the coding sequence ATGAGCAATTTTTCAGAAATCATCAATCAAGATAAGCCCGTTTTAGTAGATTTTTTTGCAGAATGGTGTGGACCTTGTAAAATGATGAGTCCAATTTTAAAAGAAGTAAAGAGTGCTTTTGGTGATAAAATTTCTATTATTAAAATAGATGTTGATAAAAATCAACCTTTAGCAGCAAAATACCAGGTTAGAGGTGTACCTACTTTAATTTTATATAAATCAGGTAAACAAGTTTGGAGAAAATCTGGTGCAGTACAGAAAAACGAATTAGTTTCTATTATTAATAATTTTGGTTGA